The Gordonia sp. KTR9 genome contains a region encoding:
- the upp gene encoding uracil phosphoribosyltransferase — protein MESLIVDHPLAAARLTTMRDETTDNAGFRAALSDLTQMLIYEALADAPRADVAINTPMTSHTGSRLASPPLLVPVLRAGLGMVEQAHAMVPEAHVGFVGLARDEETAQPVPYLESLPEDLAGRPVFVLDPMLATGGSMLHTIELLVARNATDITAVCVVAAPEGVAALEKSGHPCRLVVAAVDDGLNEVNYIVPGLGDAGDRQFGPRYS, from the coding sequence ATGGAGTCCCTGATCGTCGACCATCCCCTCGCGGCCGCGCGTCTGACCACGATGCGTGACGAGACCACCGACAACGCCGGATTCCGGGCGGCGCTGTCCGACCTCACTCAGATGCTGATCTACGAGGCGCTCGCCGATGCGCCGCGCGCCGATGTCGCGATCAACACGCCGATGACGTCGCACACGGGGTCGAGGCTGGCGTCCCCGCCTCTCCTGGTGCCGGTGCTGCGTGCGGGGCTCGGCATGGTCGAGCAGGCCCACGCAATGGTCCCCGAGGCGCATGTCGGTTTCGTGGGTCTCGCACGTGACGAGGAGACCGCGCAGCCGGTGCCCTATCTCGAGTCGCTGCCGGAGGATCTGGCGGGGCGGCCGGTGTTCGTCCTCGATCCGATGCTCGCCACCGGCGGTTCGATGCTTCACACGATCGAACTCCTGGTTGCCCGCAACGCCACCGACATCACCGCGGTCTGCGTCGTGGCGGCTCCTGAAGGTGTTGCCGCGCTCGAGAAGTCGGGACATCCGTGCCGGCTTGTGGTGGCCGCGGTCGACGACGGCCTCAACGAGGTCAACTACATCGTGCCGGGGCTCGGTGACGCGGGCGACCGGCAGTTCGGTCCGCGCTACTCGTAG
- a CDS encoding HNH endonuclease encodes MPELTSLLDQLIETTPPAEDPTGTATFDALNVLRLIRNIVDHQIVTHTAQLDDLGVAQKTGSTTKKMVIEMGFAPAAALRAMRSVDALPELPALARHAADGRLSPEHVDAIIRGITQIEKRCPATLSDDERSEYEIELLGQALSGATPAQVFEHARTIANALVEATDSGIPAADDASLNTVNVHTTDDGRIDIRADLTQVVGEKFLAMIDERSCPRPEPDGADDRRTAEQRRADAFELILDQAALGASIDSIGSPRTQLLLTIPATGADPATLPWTGSVSQATAKRLSCDGSLTEVVLDDEGVPLQMGRTNLLFPAHLRKAVIVRDSCCVKCGAPPSHTQVHHVRHWADGGPADLDNGCLLCQRCHTQVHHHGWDIVMGSDRHPWLVPPVSIDPQRRPLPAYNRRTMRLDDAA; translated from the coding sequence ATGCCAGAGCTCACCAGCCTCCTCGATCAGCTCATCGAGACCACCCCGCCCGCCGAGGACCCCACGGGCACAGCGACATTCGACGCGTTGAATGTGCTGCGGTTGATCCGCAACATCGTCGATCACCAGATCGTCACCCACACAGCACAACTCGACGACCTCGGCGTCGCACAGAAAACCGGCAGCACCACCAAGAAGATGGTGATCGAGATGGGATTTGCGCCCGCAGCAGCCCTACGCGCCATGCGCAGCGTTGACGCCCTACCTGAGCTACCCGCCCTGGCTCGTCACGCCGCCGACGGACGCCTCTCCCCGGAGCACGTCGACGCCATCATCCGCGGCATCACCCAGATCGAGAAACGATGCCCCGCCACGCTTTCCGACGACGAGCGCTCCGAGTACGAGATCGAACTCCTCGGCCAAGCACTCTCCGGGGCGACACCGGCACAGGTGTTTGAACACGCCCGCACGATCGCCAACGCACTGGTCGAAGCTACCGACAGCGGCATCCCCGCCGCGGACGACGCATCCCTCAACACAGTCAACGTCCACACCACCGACGACGGCCGTATCGACATCCGCGCCGACCTCACCCAAGTCGTCGGCGAGAAGTTTCTCGCGATGATCGACGAACGCTCCTGCCCACGACCTGAACCCGACGGCGCCGACGACCGACGCACCGCTGAGCAACGCCGCGCCGACGCGTTCGAACTCATCCTCGACCAAGCCGCATTGGGTGCGAGCATCGACAGCATCGGCAGTCCCCGCACCCAACTCCTGCTCACCATCCCCGCCACCGGCGCCGACCCGGCAACCCTGCCGTGGACCGGGTCGGTCAGTCAGGCCACCGCGAAACGGCTGTCCTGCGACGGATCGCTCACCGAGGTCGTCCTCGACGATGAGGGGGTACCACTACAGATGGGGCGCACGAACCTACTGTTCCCGGCGCACTTGCGCAAAGCCGTGATCGTCCGAGACTCCTGCTGCGTCAAATGCGGTGCGCCGCCGTCGCATACCCAGGTACACCATGTGCGGCATTGGGCTGACGGCGGCCCCGCCGACCTCGACAATGGCTGCCTGCTCTGCCAACGCTGCCATACCCAGGTCCACCACCACGGCTGGGACATCGTCATGGGCTCCGACCGACATCCCTGGCTGGTCCCGCCGGTGTCGATCGATCCGCAACGCCGGCCCCTGCCCGCCTACAACCGACGCACCATGCGACTCGACGACGCCGCCTGA